One part of the Marinobacter sp. M3C genome encodes these proteins:
- a CDS encoding polyprenyl synthetase family protein, whose amino-acid sequence MTVSVLGAESPLKKNASANVVAVQSADKADHTQALEQVRALMLDALQGVMEGPANNASQYQISTRGSLLRARLALASCRSFECSQEYAVVAAACCELIHNASLVHDDLLDGDHLRRGQPTVWKRHGRGVALCAGDLLLCTAFAVSAGLDDAQQSRLLTQYLAAMTGRVIVGQSIEIAPVEPGVQPRFKAYIEAAQAKTVPLIQLPLMTGAIAAKAELSVLDSIKRFAEAVGLAYQIIDDLDDLAEPMADLDTKVKSLHPFHAWHHHRGRLSDSPELRVQRATRHALAALQRGRRQLKRLETQMATPITPTLGPLLMKLEGRAQAHRYTLGSNGE is encoded by the coding sequence ATGACTGTTTCCGTCTTAGGCGCCGAGTCACCTTTGAAAAAAAACGCCAGTGCTAACGTTGTGGCGGTCCAATCAGCCGACAAGGCCGATCATACGCAAGCGTTGGAGCAGGTTAGGGCATTGATGCTCGACGCTTTGCAAGGTGTAATGGAAGGGCCAGCAAACAACGCCAGCCAATACCAGATCAGTACCAGGGGGAGTTTGTTGCGAGCCCGTCTGGCGCTGGCCAGTTGCAGAAGTTTTGAATGTTCCCAAGAATATGCGGTTGTTGCAGCGGCATGCTGCGAACTCATCCACAACGCGTCTTTAGTCCACGATGACCTCCTCGACGGCGATCACCTCCGAAGAGGGCAGCCGACAGTATGGAAACGACACGGCAGAGGTGTCGCTTTGTGCGCCGGCGATTTACTTCTTTGTACGGCTTTTGCTGTGTCCGCTGGTTTGGACGATGCCCAGCAATCCCGTCTTTTGACACAATATTTGGCGGCGATGACCGGTCGGGTTATTGTCGGGCAAAGCATTGAGATTGCACCGGTAGAACCCGGCGTTCAGCCCCGGTTCAAGGCTTATATAGAAGCTGCGCAAGCCAAAACTGTGCCACTGATCCAGCTTCCGCTGATGACAGGTGCGATAGCGGCGAAGGCTGAGTTGTCGGTTCTGGACTCTATAAAGCGGTTCGCAGAGGCGGTTGGTCTGGCCTATCAGATCATCGACGACCTGGACGATCTGGCGGAGCCAATGGCTGATTTGGACACCAAGGTGAAATCGCTCCATCCTTTTCATGCATGGCACCATCATCGTGGCAGATTGAGCGACAGTCCGGAACTTAGAGTCCAAAGGGCGACCCGCCACGCGCTGGCTGCATTGCAGCGTGGCCGACGCCAGCTTAAGCGTCTCGAAACACAGATGGCTACGCCGATTACGCCCACGCTCGGCCCGTTACTCATGAAATTGGAAGGCAGAGCACAAGCACATCGCTACACCCTTGGATCGAATGGGGAGTGA
- a CDS encoding bacteriorhodopsin-like codes for MLELESLSVGQYGFISNVFSFGFAVMASATLFLWLMKSSVAPAYRMAITISGLVTAIAAYHYLQIMLSWHGAASVTTGDVLASGEGFNRAYRYVDWLLTVPLLLVELILVMKLSNSETVSRSVKLGGAAALMIVLGYPGEVASEVGTRALFWILSMIPFLYIVRELVIGLKESISQQPDEVKGLISTASILVVASWAFYPIVYLLPLLGVTGGSAIVAVETGYTIADIVAKAVFGLLIFTIAVRKGKADEREHVKVPAETAAQAEQKTPVKKGALTQS; via the coding sequence ATGTTAGAGCTCGAAAGTTTATCAGTTGGTCAATATGGTTTTATAAGCAATGTTTTTTCTTTCGGTTTTGCCGTCATGGCATCGGCCACATTGTTTTTGTGGTTGATGAAGTCGTCTGTTGCGCCGGCCTATCGAATGGCCATCACAATCAGCGGTTTGGTGACGGCTATTGCAGCCTATCATTACCTCCAAATCATGCTCTCTTGGCACGGGGCTGCATCGGTGACTACGGGTGACGTATTGGCTTCGGGTGAAGGCTTTAACCGAGCGTACCGCTATGTAGATTGGCTGTTAACAGTGCCTTTGCTGCTGGTTGAGCTGATTTTGGTGATGAAGCTCAGCAATAGCGAGACCGTGAGCCGGTCTGTCAAGCTTGGTGGTGCAGCCGCGCTAATGATTGTTCTTGGCTATCCTGGCGAAGTTGCGAGTGAAGTCGGAACCCGGGCACTTTTCTGGATTCTGTCGATGATCCCGTTCCTGTACATCGTGCGTGAGCTGGTAATCGGTCTTAAAGAATCTATTTCACAGCAGCCGGACGAAGTGAAAGGCCTGATAAGCACAGCATCTATTCTGGTGGTGGCTTCCTGGGCATTTTACCCAATCGTCTATTTGCTACCACTGCTTGGCGTAACCGGCGGTTCAGCGATTGTTGCTGTTGAAACCGGCTACACCATTGCTGACATTGTTGCGAAAGCCGTGTTCGGGCTGTTGATCTTTACGATTGCAGTGCGCAAGGGTAAGGCAGATGAGCGTGAACATGTGAAAGTACCAGCAGAAACAGCCGCGCAAGCAGAGCAGAAAACCCCGGTGAAAAAAGGCGCCTTAACGCAGTCGTAA
- the trpA gene encoding tryptophan synthase subunit alpha produces MSASRIDRCFEALREQDRAALVTFVTAGYPDYQHSAEILKGLPEAGADIIELGMPFTDPMADGVPIQLASQRALAGGHNTIKTLQMVREFREHNQDTPIVLMGYYNPIYCYGVDRFLHDAAASGVDGMIVVDLPPEHDNELCVPAREAGIHFIRLATPTTDAARLPSVLANTSGFLYYVSSTGVTGSAAPTAEKVEKELARIREHTNLPVAVGFGIRTAPQAERIARFADAVVVGSALVECIANADTEAQGRDDVLSLTRELSTAVREARATLSAS; encoded by the coding sequence ATGAGCGCAAGTCGTATTGATCGTTGTTTTGAAGCCTTGCGCGAGCAAGATCGTGCTGCCCTGGTTACGTTTGTAACCGCAGGCTATCCGGACTACCAGCACAGCGCGGAGATTCTAAAAGGGTTGCCTGAAGCCGGTGCCGATATCATCGAGCTGGGGATGCCGTTCACCGACCCTATGGCCGATGGCGTGCCCATTCAGCTTGCGAGCCAGCGGGCTTTGGCCGGTGGTCACAACACCATCAAAACCCTGCAGATGGTGCGTGAATTTCGTGAGCATAATCAGGACACGCCGATTGTACTGATGGGCTATTACAACCCGATTTACTGCTACGGAGTAGATCGGTTTCTACACGACGCCGCAGCATCTGGTGTAGACGGCATGATCGTGGTGGACTTGCCACCAGAGCATGACAACGAACTGTGCGTGCCGGCCCGCGAAGCCGGTATCCACTTTATTCGCCTGGCAACGCCCACCACTGATGCGGCCCGGCTGCCAAGTGTGTTGGCAAATACCTCTGGTTTTTTGTATTACGTCTCCAGCACCGGTGTTACGGGTTCTGCCGCACCTACTGCTGAAAAAGTGGAAAAAGAACTGGCGCGGATTCGCGAGCATACAAACTTGCCAGTGGCCGTGGGCTTTGGCATTCGCACTGCCCCCCAAGCTGAACGTATTGCGCGTTTTGCGGATGCCGTAGTGGTGGGCTCGGCTTTGGTGGAGTGCATAGCCAATGCAGATACCGAAGCGCAGGGCCGCGATGATGTTTTGTCACTGACGCGGGAACTTTCGACTGCGGTTAGAGAAGCACGGGCAACATTGAGCGCTTCCTGA